The following are from one region of the Verrucomicrobiales bacterium genome:
- a CDS encoding response regulator, with the protein MAIEPETQTPRACGSLSSARPEPEAGSTAKKRILLADDSPQIRVSLSKLLRNAGYQVSPVANGNEVLERTLEEDFDLLIMDLNMPGLDGWQTLEQLSKLGSTLPVLIITAQPGQREWAEAEGALVSMEKPLDLHVLLETMAQMMARPRSGPNRPSLDPSALRFQNQDTPVFTFSEPQRRWARG; encoded by the coding sequence ATGGCCATCGAACCCGAAACTCAAACCCCACGTGCCTGCGGTTCGCTGTCTTCTGCACGGCCCGAGCCCGAGGCGGGGTCAACGGCTAAGAAGCGGATCCTTCTGGCTGACGATTCGCCGCAGATCCGCGTCTCCTTGAGCAAGCTCCTGCGGAACGCGGGCTATCAGGTGAGCCCGGTTGCCAACGGCAATGAGGTGCTGGAACGAACCCTGGAGGAAGACTTCGATCTACTCATTATGGATTTAAACATGCCGGGATTGGACGGGTGGCAAACCTTGGAACAACTGTCGAAGCTGGGTTCGACCCTCCCGGTGCTGATCATCACCGCTCAACCCGGACAGCGAGAATGGGCGGAGGCCGAGGGGGCCTTGGTTTCCATGGAGAAACCGCTCGACCTCCACGTGCTGTTGGAAACTATGGCTCAGATGATGGCCCGCCCTCGGTCCGGCCCGAACCGACCCTCACTTGACCCCTCGGCTCTCCGGTTCCAAAACCAGGATACGCCAGTATTTACCTTCTCTGAACCCCAACGCCGATGGGCTCGCGGGTGA
- a CDS encoding polyphosphate polymerase domain-containing protein, with product MSRDRMQRQRFELKYMLDEAQAIAIRSFLRTYMELDENGIGQPNFSYPVHSLYLDSANLATFWSTINGDRNRYKLRLRFYNDKPESPVFMEIKRRVNNCILKQRGGVRKEAVPLLLQGHLPQPEHLLSRDPRSLVAIQNFVHLTQKLQARPCAHVAYLREAYVDLQTDNVRVTMDRSVRTEARTEPFFSTEMNHPSLPFGDRVILELKFTDRFPGWCRELVERFDLMQCGAAKYCEGLAGLPEFGVSHAGDFREQPRTRSALPSLLPC from the coding sequence ATGAGCCGAGACCGCATGCAACGGCAACGCTTCGAGCTCAAATACATGCTCGATGAAGCTCAGGCGATTGCTATCCGAAGTTTTTTGAGAACCTACATGGAGCTGGATGAAAACGGCATCGGCCAGCCGAACTTCAGCTACCCAGTCCACAGCCTTTACCTGGATTCGGCGAACCTGGCGACCTTCTGGTCGACCATCAATGGGGATCGAAACCGCTACAAGCTGCGGCTGCGATTCTACAACGACAAGCCGGAGTCGCCCGTCTTCATGGAGATCAAGCGGCGGGTAAACAACTGCATTTTGAAGCAGCGTGGGGGTGTGCGAAAAGAAGCCGTTCCTTTGCTTCTCCAAGGGCATCTTCCTCAGCCTGAGCATCTGCTGAGTCGAGACCCCCGATCCTTGGTCGCCATCCAAAATTTCGTGCACTTGACCCAAAAGCTGCAGGCTCGCCCCTGCGCTCACGTCGCCTACCTGCGCGAGGCCTATGTCGACCTGCAGACCGACAACGTGCGGGTTACCATGGACCGGAGCGTGCGAACGGAAGCCCGAACCGAGCCTTTTTTCTCCACCGAGATGAACCATCCCTCGCTTCCGTTCGGGGATCGGGTGATTTTGGAGCTCAAGTTCACCGACCGATTCCCTGGCTGGTGTCGCGAGCTCGTCGAGAGGTTCGACCTAATGCAATGCGGCGCCGCCAAGTACTGTGAAGGGCTGGCCGGCCTTCCCGAGTTCGGGGTCAGCCACGCTGGGGACTTTCGCGAGCAACCCCGCACCCGCAGCGCCCTGCCCTCGTTGCTCCCTTGTTAA
- a CDS encoding ATP-binding cassette domain-containing protein: MARYSRNDQAGVELPKAKIDRETLGQALELFRYLRPYRTRFIAGMAALFASSLLSLSFPYLAGSIIDAAVKHSQGIAGPSLAAVDRTALLLIGILALQSACSFFHALSFATVGQRSLVDLRRDTYARLISLPMSFFAQRRVGELASRLSADLIQIEDTLIAILPQFLRQSTLLIGGIALIAATSLKLTGVMLISLPLLTVIAVVFGRRTRKISREAQDRLADTATVVEETLQGILNVKAFANEGYELQRYHEGLGTFLTATLRGAKLRAAFIAFIVFALFGTIVLVLWMGARLMQQGELSFGDLTRFVLYTTFVAGAMGQFAELYSQLQKAIGATQRVRELLRETGEVQVILGPRKPSTLPRLRGEVEFDGVRFSYPSRPEVEVLKGIELAAVAGQRIAVVGPSGAGKSTLISLLLRLYDPSSGRLLIDGRDAKEYPLADLRDQMSMVPQEVMLFGGSIAENIAYGKPGASAEEIEQAARQANAHAFIEGFPEGYATLVGDRGIKLSGGQRQRVAIARAILKNPAILILDEATSALDSESERLIQEALESLMRGRTSFIIAHRLSTVRHADRIVVLADGRVVESGTHSELDAVEGGVYRRLAALQFRQANGDATH, translated from the coding sequence ATGGCGCGCTATTCACGCAACGACCAGGCGGGTGTCGAACTGCCCAAGGCGAAAATTGACCGAGAAACCCTCGGTCAGGCGCTGGAGCTGTTCCGCTACCTGCGCCCTTACCGCACGCGGTTCATCGCTGGGATGGCGGCCCTGTTTGCCTCCAGCTTGCTCAGCCTCTCATTCCCCTATCTGGCTGGCAGCATCATCGACGCCGCCGTGAAGCACAGTCAGGGGATTGCGGGGCCCAGCTTGGCGGCGGTGGATCGCACGGCCTTGCTGCTGATCGGGATCCTGGCGCTGCAGTCGGCTTGTTCCTTCTTTCATGCCCTGTCCTTTGCAACGGTGGGGCAGCGCAGTCTGGTGGATCTGCGACGTGACACTTATGCCCGGTTGATTTCACTGCCCATGAGCTTCTTCGCCCAGCGTCGGGTGGGGGAGCTCGCCAGCCGGCTTTCGGCGGATCTCATTCAGATCGAGGATACCCTCATTGCGATCCTGCCCCAGTTCCTACGCCAGAGCACCTTGCTGATCGGCGGCATCGCCTTGATTGCCGCCACTTCGTTGAAGCTGACGGGCGTCATGCTGATCAGCCTCCCATTGCTCACCGTCATTGCCGTGGTGTTTGGGCGTCGCACTCGGAAAATCTCCCGTGAAGCTCAGGACCGCCTGGCGGATACAGCGACGGTGGTGGAGGAGACATTGCAGGGCATTTTGAACGTCAAGGCCTTTGCCAACGAGGGATACGAACTCCAGCGTTATCACGAAGGCCTGGGCACCTTTCTGACCGCCACGCTGCGGGGGGCCAAGTTGCGGGCTGCGTTCATTGCGTTCATTGTGTTCGCCCTGTTTGGCACCATTGTGTTGGTGCTGTGGATGGGGGCACGGCTGATGCAGCAAGGCGAGCTGAGTTTCGGTGATCTTACGCGATTCGTGCTGTATACGACGTTTGTGGCCGGAGCGATGGGGCAGTTCGCCGAGCTGTATAGCCAGCTGCAGAAAGCGATTGGAGCCACTCAACGGGTTCGGGAGCTGCTCCGTGAGACTGGGGAGGTTCAGGTGATTCTAGGACCTCGCAAGCCATCGACCCTGCCTCGGCTGCGGGGCGAAGTGGAGTTTGACGGCGTTCGCTTCAGCTATCCTTCCCGACCCGAAGTGGAGGTGCTGAAGGGGATCGAACTGGCAGCCGTCGCAGGTCAGCGCATCGCGGTTGTGGGACCCAGTGGCGCCGGCAAATCGACGCTGATCTCGCTGCTGCTCCGGCTTTATGACCCGTCCTCCGGCCGGCTGCTGATCGATGGGCGGGATGCGAAGGAATATCCGCTGGCCGATTTGCGGGACCAGATGTCGATGGTGCCCCAGGAGGTGATGCTGTTCGGGGGCAGCATTGCTGAGAACATCGCTTATGGTAAGCCGGGCGCGAGCGCCGAAGAAATAGAACAGGCCGCCCGCCAGGCCAACGCACATGCGTTTATCGAGGGCTTTCCCGAAGGCTATGCGACTTTGGTGGGCGACCGGGGGATCAAGTTATCCGGCGGACAGCGCCAGCGGGTGGCGATCGCGCGGGCCATCTTGAAAAATCCGGCGATTCTGATTCTGGATGAGGCTACCAGCGCCCTCGATTCCGAGAGTGAGCGTCTCATTCAGGAGGCGCTGGAGAGTCTCATGCGCGGCCGGACCTCATTCATCATTGCTCACCGGTTGTCCACGGTGCGGCACGCCGATCGGATTGTGGTGCTGGCCGATGGTCGGGTCGTGGAGTCGGGCACCCATTCCGAGTTAGATGCGGTTGAGGGTGGGGTCTATCGGCGCTTGGCGGCGCTGCAGTTTCGTCAGGCTAATGGCGACGCCACGCATTGA
- a CDS encoding FAD:protein FMN transferase, with protein sequence MNDNSIHDRIRASARLTDRGDCWHLTFMAMGTSCRVTFLKTSAAQEFEAALLLWVASFEARYSRFLPESLVSEINRNAGLQWVSVDPETEQLLALCDEAHFLTHATFDPTALPLIQLWNWKRTPAVVPSDEAIQNARQLVGWRRVRRAAGKVFLPEKGMCLDLGGIGKEYAVDQVTGLAVRLGIPGLLVDFGQDICTFGTAPQGRGFWHIGLQDPKQPDRCWTGLGIRDRAVATSGDYFQRFEHNGRRYGHILDVRTGYPVSNGCRAVTVIAPRCTIAGILATSIFVLGAQEGLKMLNALPETEGCIVTDNHQIQSRKFHEFLVS encoded by the coding sequence TTGAACGACAACTCCATTCACGACCGCATCCGCGCCTCCGCCCGGCTCACCGACCGAGGCGACTGCTGGCATCTGACGTTTATGGCGATGGGCACTTCGTGCCGAGTCACCTTCCTCAAAACCTCGGCCGCCCAGGAATTTGAAGCTGCCTTGCTGCTATGGGTGGCGTCGTTTGAAGCCAGGTACTCCCGTTTTCTCCCGGAAAGCCTCGTCTCCGAGATCAACCGAAACGCAGGGTTGCAGTGGGTTTCCGTAGACCCGGAAACCGAGCAGTTGCTCGCCCTATGCGACGAAGCTCATTTTCTAACCCACGCAACCTTCGATCCCACTGCGCTTCCCCTCATCCAGCTCTGGAACTGGAAACGGACGCCGGCAGTTGTTCCCAGCGACGAGGCCATCCAGAATGCCAGACAGCTGGTTGGCTGGCGCAGAGTGAGGCGGGCGGCAGGGAAGGTCTTCCTGCCCGAAAAAGGCATGTGCCTGGACCTGGGCGGGATTGGAAAAGAGTATGCCGTGGATCAGGTGACTGGACTGGCAGTCCGACTCGGTATCCCCGGACTCCTGGTGGACTTTGGACAAGATATCTGTACGTTCGGAACCGCTCCCCAAGGGCGGGGCTTCTGGCATATCGGCCTCCAGGATCCCAAGCAGCCGGATCGGTGCTGGACGGGCCTCGGCATCCGAGATCGCGCAGTGGCAACTTCCGGCGATTACTTCCAGAGATTTGAACACAATGGCCGCCGTTACGGCCACATACTCGATGTCCGCACGGGTTACCCGGTGTCCAACGGGTGCCGTGCGGTCACCGTGATCGCCCCCCGCTGCACCATCGCGGGAATCCTGGCCACCTCCATCTTCGTTCTGGGCGCCCAGGAGGGACTCAAGATGCTCAACGCTCTCCCCGAGACGGAAGGGTGCATCGTGACGGACAACCACCAGATCCAAAGCCGTAAATTCCATGAATTCCTGGTTTCCTAA
- a CDS encoding immunoglobulin domain-containing protein: protein MKAFRITPILLSLLLQFAPICKYFQAASPLASAPIAIVFQWIVGATVVAGTYDAVSGASVPVKILSPTTAKGTNGVPFLYLITQNSTYTDLGHRFEAEPLPAGLTVKTVEGNRLPAYGVISGTPQVSGVYQVTLRAKFEDDHHPNEPFPTTNLTLTIIGPPSISVQPNSTSAEAGGSIQLSVTAHAAPAPTYAWRRNETLLEDQTNSVLTLDPVTIANAGDYTVIVSNEFGSVTSSPPARVTVTSTEKGAEILSHPASSTVLVGSSWTASATVTGTEPILYQWFKNGQSLTDAAGPSFTLSSVTTADAGSYHLVVGNSVSSGIESQPAVLRVIGAPRILSSHAAEGRMHLVFHAELGATYLLQSADTLNSAEWSALGDPLTPAVTGHAEFTDPTPAANRFYRIQVTVP from the coding sequence ATGAAAGCCTTTCGTATCACCCCCATCCTGCTGTCGCTCCTGCTTCAGTTCGCGCCCATCTGCAAGTATTTCCAGGCTGCCTCTCCCCTGGCCTCAGCCCCGATCGCCATCGTCTTCCAGTGGATCGTCGGAGCCACGGTAGTGGCCGGCACCTACGATGCCGTTTCGGGAGCGAGTGTGCCGGTTAAGATTCTGAGCCCTACCACGGCCAAAGGAACCAATGGAGTTCCCTTCCTCTATCTGATCACCCAGAATTCCACTTACACCGATCTCGGCCATCGGTTCGAAGCGGAACCCTTACCCGCAGGTCTGACCGTCAAAACGGTGGAGGGAAACCGCCTGCCAGCCTACGGGGTCATCTCGGGTACTCCCCAGGTCAGCGGCGTTTACCAGGTGACGCTCCGCGCAAAATTTGAGGATGACCACCATCCCAACGAACCCTTCCCCACCACCAACCTCACGCTCACCATCATAGGTCCTCCCTCGATCTCGGTTCAGCCCAATTCGACTTCAGCCGAGGCCGGGGGCAGCATCCAACTCTCGGTCACTGCACATGCCGCACCCGCTCCCACCTACGCGTGGAGGCGCAACGAGACTCTCCTCGAGGATCAAACCAACTCGGTGCTGACGCTGGACCCGGTGACGATCGCCAACGCCGGGGATTACACCGTAATCGTCAGCAACGAGTTCGGCAGCGTCACCAGCAGCCCACCAGCTCGGGTCACAGTAACCTCGACTGAAAAAGGAGCAGAGATCCTGAGCCATCCCGCCTCCAGCACCGTTCTGGTTGGATCCAGCTGGACCGCTTCAGCGACGGTGACCGGAACGGAGCCAATCCTCTATCAATGGTTCAAGAACGGTCAGTCCTTGACGGATGCGGCCGGTCCGAGCTTCACCCTCTCCTCGGTCACGACGGCCGATGCCGGATCCTACCATTTGGTGGTCGGCAACTCGGTAAGCAGCGGCATCGAAAGCCAGCCGGCCGTTTTGCGAGTCATCGGGGCCCCGCGCATCCTCAGTTCCCACGCGGCCGAGGGCCGCATGCATCTGGTGTTCCATGCTGAGTTGGGAGCGACTTACCTGCTCCAGTCTGCCGACACGCTTAACTCCGCTGAGTGGAGCGCCCTCGGAGATCCACTCACTCCAGCCGTAACCGGCCACGCCGAGTTCACGGATCCGACCCCGGCGGCGAACCGGTTCTATCGGATCCAGGTGACCGTGCCCTAG
- a CDS encoding DUF4266 domain-containing protein, translating into MNSWFPKLPAQGWARIKRTASKVGLASLLLLLPGCAKVQPWQRGALIDYSMRPDRDQVEASLSEHMWFSREAASGGRAVGGGGCGCN; encoded by the coding sequence ATGAATTCCTGGTTTCCTAAACTCCCAGCCCAGGGCTGGGCGAGGATCAAACGCACCGCCTCGAAGGTCGGCCTAGCATCGTTGCTTCTGCTCCTCCCGGGCTGCGCCAAGGTCCAGCCTTGGCAGCGAGGTGCGCTGATCGATTACTCCATGCGACCCGATCGCGACCAGGTCGAAGCCAGCCTGTCCGAGCACATGTGGTTCTCTCGAGAGGCAGCCTCGGGAGGCAGAGCCGTCGGCGGCGGCGGATGCGGTTGCAATTAA
- a CDS encoding sigma-70 family RNA polymerase sigma factor produces MTFSSGDENALDVSCLSSGEDEAFDALMQRHGDKLYRYVLRSLQNETEAVDLVQETFVKVYANRLKFDPSTRFSTWLYTIAANLVRDRFRWRQRHPQVSLDALNDVTQQSHRDSIPSEAPSPNEALVLAERSDAVRAAIASLDDDLRQPLLLAEYEGFSHAEIGQILGFTPKAVEMRIYRARQQLRSHLKAWLENS; encoded by the coding sequence ATGACTTTTTCCAGCGGGGACGAGAACGCCCTGGACGTTTCTTGTTTGAGCAGCGGAGAGGACGAAGCCTTCGATGCCCTCATGCAACGTCACGGAGACAAGCTCTACCGTTACGTGCTGCGCAGCCTTCAAAACGAGACCGAAGCGGTCGATCTCGTGCAGGAGACATTCGTCAAGGTTTACGCAAACCGGTTGAAGTTTGACCCCTCCACCCGCTTCTCAACCTGGCTCTACACCATTGCTGCGAATCTGGTTCGAGACCGCTTCCGGTGGCGGCAAAGGCACCCGCAGGTGTCCTTGGATGCGCTCAACGATGTCACGCAGCAGAGCCATCGCGACTCTATTCCCTCCGAGGCTCCTTCGCCCAATGAAGCCTTGGTGCTCGCTGAACGGAGCGACGCTGTCCGCGCAGCCATTGCCTCGCTCGACGATGACCTGCGCCAACCGCTTCTACTCGCCGAATATGAAGGGTTTTCGCACGCGGAGATCGGGCAAATCCTAGGCTTCACACCCAAAGCCGTAGAAATGCGCATCTACCGAGCGCGCCAACAACTAAGAAGCCATCTCAAGGCCTGGCTAGAAAACTCCTAA
- a CDS encoding DUF3570 domain-containing protein: MLLSEFQFKRPIPAGLPAGTRPGRSLEKLGTSLLIAGLLYVARPTRVSGADHLDLKHELYREDHGRVEVSTSTFLIEKSLHPSLVAKGQMVYDSISGATPTGGPPPTGSDRVPLASIQDIRRAGTFELAKQLGRHTLTPQVAYSTENDYESYGFSLGESFEFNSKNTVLTLGVSRTLDRVLNANTPYVGEQLIEHKHITDVLLGMSQLLGPKTIFTANATIGTSDGYLTDPYKGVHFEAADPFFGPGYLFGERRPQHRTRQVGYLSLRHFLTKADASAELTYRLHHDSFGIWAHTLSLTWHQKLGKYLSLQPALRYHDQTGAEFYYASVPNALGFPLFPGPNLPRFYSADYRLSSLHSWTYGIKATIKAHEHAWLEVGYKRYVMQGDDPSTAASNYPQANVVTAGLLVWF, translated from the coding sequence ATGTTGCTGTCCGAGTTCCAGTTTAAGCGACCAATCCCGGCGGGCCTGCCAGCCGGGACGCGGCCCGGTCGATCGCTCGAGAAACTGGGAACCTCACTCCTGATCGCTGGGCTGCTCTACGTGGCCCGACCAACGCGGGTCTCCGGGGCGGATCATCTGGATCTGAAACACGAACTCTACCGCGAGGACCACGGACGGGTGGAGGTGTCCACCAGCACGTTCCTGATCGAAAAATCGCTGCACCCCTCGCTCGTGGCCAAAGGTCAGATGGTGTATGACAGTATCTCCGGCGCCACACCCACCGGAGGGCCTCCCCCGACGGGCAGCGACCGCGTCCCTTTGGCCTCAATCCAGGATATCCGGCGAGCCGGCACCTTCGAACTCGCCAAACAGCTCGGACGCCACACGCTGACTCCTCAAGTGGCCTACAGCACCGAGAACGACTACGAATCCTACGGCTTCTCCCTGGGGGAATCGTTCGAGTTCAACAGCAAGAACACCGTCCTGACCCTCGGCGTCTCGCGCACGTTGGACCGGGTCCTCAACGCCAACACACCTTATGTCGGCGAGCAGCTCATCGAGCATAAGCATATCACCGATGTGTTGTTGGGGATGAGCCAACTCCTCGGCCCCAAAACCATCTTCACCGCCAATGCCACAATCGGGACGTCCGATGGCTATTTGACGGATCCATACAAAGGAGTTCACTTTGAGGCAGCGGACCCGTTTTTCGGACCCGGCTATCTCTTCGGCGAGAGGCGCCCTCAGCATCGCACTCGTCAGGTGGGATACCTCAGCCTCCGACATTTTCTTACCAAAGCCGACGCGAGCGCGGAACTAACCTATCGGCTTCATCATGACTCCTTCGGAATCTGGGCGCATACGCTCAGCCTCACCTGGCACCAGAAGCTGGGGAAATATCTCTCGCTGCAGCCGGCGCTCCGTTATCACGACCAAACCGGGGCCGAGTTCTATTACGCCTCAGTTCCAAACGCGCTGGGATTCCCCTTGTTCCCGGGACCAAACTTGCCTAGGTTTTACTCTGCTGACTACCGGCTGTCCTCCCTGCACTCTTGGACCTATGGAATCAAGGCGACGATCAAGGCGCACGAACATGCCTGGCTGGAAGTGGGCTATAAGCGTTACGTCATGCAAGGGGACGATCCCTCCACTGCTGCCAGCAACTACCCCCAAGCCAATGTAGTCACCGCCGGCCTTCTAGTATGGTTTTGA